A section of the Paenibacillus aurantius genome encodes:
- a CDS encoding nucleotidyltransferase domain-containing protein, producing MIEGKISLDEFIVLVGSVARSDFFKESDIDVCRINCYSEVDRRSEWPNGPISYIDYELDVFKHLFNAGSLFIYHLLFEGVLLEGDIKRWNYFKSQFVLKCDFSEEINKIKEIMCIFNKVDIFGNHYMSLFSNLFINIKNFSIFYLASNGRFVFNKKQAIKYVFGDYYLDLLFDSYNQFERGIISNHWNYDRRKKAEEIIEYYQSKMEELSNVTY from the coding sequence ATGATTGAAGGGAAGATAAGTTTGGATGAGTTTATTGTCCTAGTTGGTTCAGTGGCAAGAAGTGATTTTTTTAAAGAAAGTGATATTGATGTTTGTAGAATTAATTGTTATTCAGAAGTGGATAGACGTTCTGAATGGCCAAATGGGCCAATTAGTTACATTGATTATGAATTAGATGTTTTCAAACATTTATTTAACGCTGGCAGTTTATTTATCTATCATTTACTGTTTGAAGGTGTTTTACTTGAAGGAGATATTAAACGATGGAATTACTTTAAATCTCAATTTGTGCTTAAATGTGATTTCTCTGAAGAGATTAACAAAATAAAAGAGATAATGTGCATATTCAACAAAGTGGACATTTTTGGTAATCACTATATGTCATTATTTTCAAATTTATTTATTAATATAAAGAATTTTTCGATATTCTATTTAGCAAGTAATGGTCGCTTTGTTTTTAATAAAAAACAAGCAATTAAATATGTCTTTGGTGATTATTATCTAGACCTTCTGTTTGACTCATATAACCAGTTTGAGAGAGGGATAATAAGCAATCACTGGAACTACGACAGAAGAAAAAAAGCAGAAGAAATAATTGAATATTATCAATCAAAAATGGAGGAGCTTTCAAATGTTACATACTGA
- a CDS encoding recombinase family protein, with amino-acid sequence MAKIGYARVSTTDQSLDLQLDALKAADCIKVFQEKASGKKDDRKELEKALEYLREGDALVVYKLDRLARSTKKLIELSEVLEQKKIELISIRDNVDTTTAVGKAMFRMLAVIAELERDIIRERTTAGLVAARARGRKGGRPSTSAKKLEQAIKLYESKKHVIKEITELTGVSKATLYREVAKRK; translated from the coding sequence ATGGCAAAGATCGGTTATGCAAGAGTAAGTACAACTGACCAATCATTAGATTTACAATTAGACGCTTTAAAAGCCGCAGATTGCATCAAAGTATTTCAAGAGAAGGCCTCTGGTAAGAAGGATGATCGTAAAGAACTAGAGAAGGCATTAGAGTATTTGCGCGAGGGGGACGCACTTGTAGTTTATAAACTGGACAGGTTGGCAAGGTCGACAAAGAAGTTGATTGAATTGAGCGAAGTTTTAGAACAGAAAAAGATTGAGTTAATCAGCATTCGTGATAACGTCGACACCACGACAGCGGTTGGTAAAGCAATGTTTAGGATGCTTGCTGTCATTGCTGAATTGGAACGTGATATTATACGTGAGCGCACAACGGCTGGACTTGTAGCGGCTAGAGCAAGAGGACGTAAAGGTGGAAGACCTTCGACTTCTGCAAAGAAACTAGAGCAAGCTATTAAACTTTACGAAAGTAAAAAACATGTCATTAAGGAAATAACCGAGTTAACAGGTGTTTCAAAAGCTACTTTGTATCGTGAAGTTGCTAAGAGGAAGTAG
- a CDS encoding HEPN domain-containing protein yields MAEHGTCTDRYGTKARSGQINVIKINNTDDNLRNQTHQYLESMTWIDDVTRNCILKCLRYYRKAILQKGNEIDSAYLFLWIALESIGGSILGEKSYPKCRKCKKTIEGCIHCGEDTSYNPSEKSLIKELLTEKLKITTKTKFDKWYGSRSALVHSGKAIEVVDYNRIVIHYNEIEKIIPIVINKILNKKRLPSQITNEETLSYWGFTRPKE; encoded by the coding sequence ATGGCAGAACATGGAACTTGCACTGACCGGTATGGAACTAAGGCACGCAGTGGGCAAATAAACGTTATCAAAATAAATAATACTGATGATAATTTGAGAAACCAGACACATCAATACCTCGAATCAATGACATGGATTGATGATGTCACTAGAAATTGTATCCTAAAGTGCCTTAGGTATTACAGAAAAGCTATATTACAGAAAGGAAATGAAATTGATTCAGCTTATTTATTTTTATGGATTGCATTAGAAAGCATTGGCGGAAGCATACTTGGGGAAAAGTCTTATCCGAAGTGTAGAAAATGTAAAAAAACTATAGAAGGATGTATTCATTGCGGAGAAGATACTTCATATAATCCCTCGGAAAAATCATTAATAAAAGAGCTTTTAACAGAAAAACTAAAAATTACAACCAAAACAAAATTTGATAAGTGGTACGGTTCCCGTTCCGCGTTAGTTCACAGTGGAAAAGCGATTGAAGTTGTTGATTATAATAGAATAGTTATACATTATAATGAAATTGAAAAAATAATACCGATAGTTATTAATAAGATTCTAAATAAGAAACGATTACCTAGTCAAATTACTAATGAAGAAACGCTTAGCTATTGGGGATTTACAAGACCAAAAGAGTAA
- a CDS encoding helix-turn-helix domain-containing protein — MHLEAIFGKILKSLRIKQELTQDKLAEISTLERTFISMMERGKSQPSLTTIFELAKALKIKPSELVRLIELEFENQTTTRYKKKP, encoded by the coding sequence TTGCATTTAGAAGCCATTTTCGGGAAAATACTTAAGTCCCTTAGGATAAAGCAAGAATTAACACAAGATAAACTTGCTGAAATATCAACACTTGAACGAACCTTTATTTCAATGATGGAACGTGGAAAGAGCCAACCTTCATTAACAACAATCTTTGAACTTGCAAAGGCACTTAAAATTAAGCCCTCAGAACTCGTTAGGCTTATAGAGCTAGAATTTGAAAACCAAACGACTACAAGATACAAGAAAAAGCCGTAG
- a CDS encoding BaiN/RdsA family NAD(P)/FAD-dependent oxidoreductase has protein sequence MAYDVIVIGGGSAGLMASIAASESGAKVLLIDKGDKLGRKLGISGGGRCNVTNAKEIDELIKNIPGNGRFLHSALATFSNKDIMSFFEGLGIRLKEEDRGRMFPISDKAKTVVDALVNKVRNQGVIIKTNSPVSKVLYKEGKTIGVKLQNGEIINGLTVIIASGGKSVPHTGSTGDGYAWAEMAGHSITELFPTEVPLTSREAFIQSRELQGLSLRDISLSVWNPKGKKIIEHDGDMIFTHFGISGPTVLRCSQFVVKIMKQFSVKTVDLSIDLFPERSVDNIYTDTYELAKNDKKKIVRNVLKGYLPEKLIPLLLQKASLSGEITFDNIPKQAWLELSKLVKSFPIAVNGTLSIEEAFVTGGGINLKEVDPKTMQSKLTNGLFFCGEILDIHGYTGGYNITAAFSTGYTAGKNAAKYSKS, from the coding sequence ATGGCTTATGATGTAATTGTAATTGGTGGTGGTTCTGCAGGACTAATGGCAAGCATCGCCGCTAGTGAAAGCGGTGCAAAAGTTCTTCTTATTGATAAAGGAGATAAACTTGGAAGAAAACTTGGCATATCTGGTGGTGGAAGATGTAACGTCACGAATGCCAAGGAAATTGACGAACTAATAAAGAATATACCCGGCAACGGTCGTTTCTTACATAGCGCATTAGCAACCTTCAGCAATAAAGATATAATGTCTTTCTTTGAAGGTCTTGGCATTCGCCTTAAAGAAGAAGATCGTGGTCGCATGTTCCCTATTTCCGATAAAGCCAAAACTGTAGTAGATGCCCTTGTCAATAAAGTTAGAAATCAGGGTGTTATTATAAAAACAAATAGTCCTGTCAGCAAAGTTCTCTACAAAGAAGGGAAAACAATTGGTGTTAAACTACAAAACGGGGAAATAATCAACGGTTTAACTGTCATAATCGCTAGTGGTGGTAAGTCTGTACCCCACACAGGTTCAACAGGGGACGGCTATGCATGGGCAGAGATGGCTGGGCATTCAATAACTGAACTTTTCCCTACTGAAGTCCCTCTTACTTCAAGAGAAGCTTTTATCCAAAGCAGGGAGCTTCAAGGTCTTTCTCTTAGAGATATTTCTCTATCTGTGTGGAATCCGAAGGGTAAAAAGATAATCGAACATGACGGTGATATGATCTTTACTCATTTCGGAATCTCAGGACCAACTGTTTTACGTTGTAGTCAGTTTGTAGTGAAGATAATGAAACAATTCAGCGTAAAAACGGTGGACCTTTCTATCGATTTGTTTCCGGAAAGAAGCGTAGACAACATCTACACAGATACATATGAACTCGCTAAGAACGATAAAAAAAAGATCGTTAGAAATGTGCTGAAAGGATATTTACCTGAAAAATTGATTCCTTTGCTCCTTCAAAAAGCAAGTTTAAGCGGTGAAATAACTTTTGACAATATCCCGAAGCAAGCATGGTTAGAATTATCAAAGTTAGTTAAATCATTTCCTATCGCCGTTAATGGCACTTTGTCCATTGAAGAAGCGTTTGTAACAGGTGGAGGGATTAATTTAAAAGAAGTTGATCCTAAAACGATGCAATCAAAGCTTACGAATGGTTTATTCTTTTGCGGTGAAATATTGGACATTCATGGCTATACTGGCGGATATAATATCACTGCCGCCTTCTCTACTGGATATACTGCTGGAAAAAACGCCGCTAAATATTCAAAAAGCTAA